In Chryseobacterium shigense, the following proteins share a genomic window:
- a CDS encoding radical SAM protein: MITSFVLKVASRCNLNCSYCYMYNLGDKTYLKQPKFMSIDTIKTFADKLSEYCTENNLNNIQIVFHGGEPLLISKDFYRESIEIFTKTLPDNRFDFVIQTNGVGLDENWYQLFNELNIRVGISMDGPKEYHDKYRVFHNGKGSYDEVRQAVILGMDYGLNGILSVINIKIPPRELYDEIKSLKISGLNILLPDGHFDQLPDGMEKEFVNTKNYTPYADWLIELFKIWKNDKDRVEIRFFKTLIDLIVGEDEGDQILGKNINGVAVLETNGNLEVADFIRACYEGITRNNINIHTHAIGDVFSDRLFDVYINAHAMVSQKCLNCSIYDLCGGGFLGNRYSNDRGFDNPTIYCHDMIKLITFIQNDIIDGIPQETREEMELSKVSYDDIVHELEEENEDIMIESEIKEKLMYYRLV; this comes from the coding sequence ATGATTACTTCTTTTGTGTTAAAGGTTGCAAGTAGATGCAATCTCAACTGCTCGTATTGCTACATGTACAATTTAGGTGATAAAACTTATCTGAAACAGCCTAAATTTATGTCAATTGACACCATAAAAACTTTTGCAGATAAACTTAGTGAATATTGTACAGAAAATAATCTGAACAATATACAGATTGTTTTTCATGGAGGAGAGCCACTTTTAATTTCCAAAGATTTTTATCGGGAATCCATTGAAATCTTCACGAAAACACTTCCTGATAACAGATTCGATTTTGTAATCCAAACCAACGGGGTTGGGCTGGACGAGAACTGGTATCAGCTGTTTAATGAGTTGAATATCCGCGTAGGTATAAGTATGGACGGACCAAAGGAATACCATGATAAATACCGTGTTTTTCATAATGGAAAAGGCTCTTATGATGAAGTTAGACAAGCTGTTATACTGGGAATGGATTATGGACTTAATGGAATATTGTCTGTCATTAATATTAAAATTCCACCCCGTGAACTTTACGATGAAATTAAAAGCCTTAAAATAAGCGGCCTTAATATTCTTCTTCCGGATGGCCATTTTGACCAGCTTCCTGATGGAATGGAAAAAGAATTTGTGAATACCAAAAATTATACTCCTTATGCAGACTGGCTTATAGAACTATTTAAGATCTGGAAGAATGACAAAGACCGGGTAGAGATAAGGTTTTTTAAAACACTTATTGATTTAATTGTAGGAGAGGATGAAGGAGATCAAATCTTGGGTAAAAATATTAACGGCGTTGCTGTACTGGAAACCAATGGAAATTTAGAAGTTGCAGATTTTATACGGGCCTGCTATGAAGGAATAACAAGAAACAACATTAATATTCACACCCATGCCATTGGTGATGTTTTTAGCGACAGACTGTTTGATGTTTATATAAATGCCCATGCAATGGTATCTCAGAAGTGCCTTAACTGTTCCATTTATGATCTGTGCGGGGGAGGTTTTTTAGGCAATCGTTATTCCAACGACAGAGGTTTTGATAATCCTACTATATATTGCCATGATATGATTAAGCTTATCACGTTTATTCAGAATGATATTATTGATGGAATTCCTCAGGAAACAAGGGAAGAAATGGAGCTGTCAAAAGTTTCTTATGATGATATTGTACACGAACTGGAAGAAGAAAATGAGGATATTATGATTGAATCTGAGATTAAGGAGAAATTAATGTATTACCGTTTAGTATGA
- a CDS encoding glycoside hydrolase family 13 protein produces the protein MKKIYTIFALSAASIAFSQIQKVEPAFWWKGMKNPDLQILVYGKNIANNEIELSDGIQAKNIQKVENPNYVFITVNTNEINFPSFKINIKKGKKNISSYSYELKQRLPGSVDRESFTSKDVMYLIMPDRFANGNPSNDNTRDTAEKSDRKNPGGRHGGDIEGIIKNLDYLKELGVTAVWNTPLLEDNEPSFSYHGYAQSDYYKIDPRYGTNEDYKRMADELHKRNMKLIMDYVTNHWGSQSWIIKDLPAKDWIHYWKDGEKGFKRSSYRMTTQFDTNASKIDMENCMDGWFDTTMPDMNQSNPLVVNYMVQNAIWWTEFAGLDGLRVDTYSYNDKKGISEWTKRITDEYPNFNIVGEVWMHNQAQISYWQKDSKISAIENYNSYLPSVMDFTLHDAIGQVFKENSGWDSGMQRVYDNFANDFLYPDINNILVFAENHDTQRFNETYPKIEDYKLVMSLISTVRGIPQLYYGSEIGMSGDKATKGDGDIRRDFPGGWNGDTNNAFVKSGRTDSQNQYFDFTRKLLNWRKGKEVIHTGKTKNYVPQNNVFVYFRYNEKESVMVVVNNNVKEQTIDMKHFSESLNGFTKGKDIISDKEISLQNSLTIPAKTSMVIELQN, from the coding sequence ATGAAAAAAATATATACAATTTTTGCTCTTTCAGCAGCTTCAATAGCTTTTTCTCAGATTCAGAAAGTAGAACCCGCTTTCTGGTGGAAAGGAATGAAAAACCCGGATCTTCAGATTTTGGTTTACGGAAAAAATATTGCCAATAATGAAATAGAACTTTCAGACGGTATTCAGGCAAAGAATATTCAAAAAGTAGAAAACCCGAATTATGTTTTCATTACTGTCAATACCAATGAAATTAATTTCCCCTCATTTAAAATCAATATAAAGAAAGGCAAAAAAAATATAAGCTCTTACTCCTATGAGTTGAAGCAAAGGCTTCCTGGATCTGTAGACCGTGAATCTTTCACCTCAAAAGACGTCATGTACCTCATCATGCCGGACCGTTTTGCCAATGGAAACCCATCCAATGACAATACCAGAGATACCGCTGAAAAATCAGACCGTAAAAATCCCGGAGGACGTCATGGAGGAGACATTGAGGGAATCATTAAAAACCTCGATTATCTTAAGGAATTAGGCGTTACTGCCGTTTGGAATACCCCTTTGCTGGAAGATAATGAACCTTCATTCTCTTATCACGGCTATGCGCAAAGCGACTATTACAAAATAGATCCGCGTTACGGAACCAACGAAGATTATAAAAGAATGGCAGATGAGCTTCATAAACGTAATATGAAGCTTATTATGGATTATGTAACCAACCATTGGGGATCGCAAAGCTGGATTATTAAAGATCTTCCTGCGAAAGACTGGATTCATTACTGGAAAGACGGAGAAAAAGGCTTCAAACGAAGCAGTTACAGAATGACCACTCAGTTCGATACCAATGCTTCCAAAATAGATATGGAAAACTGTATGGACGGTTGGTTTGATACCACAATGCCAGATATGAATCAAAGCAATCCGCTGGTAGTCAATTATATGGTTCAGAATGCTATTTGGTGGACAGAATTTGCCGGTCTTGACGGATTACGGGTAGACACTTATTCCTATAACGATAAAAAAGGAATCTCAGAATGGACGAAGAGAATCACCGATGAGTATCCGAATTTTAATATTGTAGGCGAAGTATGGATGCACAACCAGGCACAAATTTCCTATTGGCAGAAAGACAGCAAAATTTCAGCAATAGAAAACTACAATTCTTACCTGCCTTCTGTAATGGATTTTACATTGCATGATGCTATTGGTCAGGTTTTTAAAGAAAATTCCGGCTGGGATTCCGGTATGCAGAGAGTGTATGATAACTTTGCCAATGATTTCCTTTATCCTGACATTAATAATATATTGGTGTTTGCGGAAAATCATGATACACAGCGTTTTAATGAAACCTATCCTAAAATAGAAGACTATAAACTGGTAATGAGCCTGATTTCAACAGTCCGAGGGATTCCTCAGTTATATTATGGTTCAGAGATTGGAATGTCAGGAGATAAAGCCACCAAAGGTGACGGGGATATTCGCCGCGATTTTCCGGGAGGCTGGAATGGAGACACTAATAATGCCTTTGTAAAATCGGGAAGAACAGATTCACAGAATCAGTATTTTGATTTTACCAGAAAATTATTAAACTGGAGAAAAGGAAAAGAAGTTATTCACACCGGTAAGACAAAAAACTATGTTCCCCAGAATAATGTTTTTGTTTATTTCAGGTATAATGAAAAAGAAAGTGTAATGGTGGTGGTTAATAATAATGTGAAAGAACAGACCATAGATATGAAACATTTTTCAGAATCTCTGAACGGATTCACAAAAGGGAAAGATATCATCTCGGATAAAGAAATTTCATTACAGAATTCATTAACTATTCCTGCAAAAACTTCAATGGTGATTGAATTACAAAACTAA
- a CDS encoding nuclear transport factor 2 family protein, giving the protein MKKITLICTMVLLMFGFTEIYAQAINAKFEKDKTEIGTMLDGFNVAAAKADFNAYFDYFADESTFIGTDATEVWDKKAFMIWAKPYFDKKKTWNFTSLKRNIYFSKDGKLAWFDELLNTQMKICRGSGVVEKINGSWKVKQYVLSVTVPNDVVDKVVAEKAPIEDTLIQELKKQ; this is encoded by the coding sequence ATGAAAAAAATAACACTCATCTGTACGATGGTGCTGCTTATGTTTGGTTTTACAGAAATATATGCACAAGCCATTAATGCTAAATTTGAAAAAGACAAAACAGAGATAGGAACCATGCTCGACGGTTTCAATGTGGCAGCTGCAAAAGCAGATTTTAATGCATACTTCGACTATTTTGCAGACGAATCCACATTTATCGGAACTGATGCTACAGAAGTCTGGGATAAAAAAGCCTTCATGATTTGGGCAAAACCTTATTTCGATAAAAAGAAAACCTGGAACTTCACCTCCCTTAAAAGAAATATCTATTTCAGCAAAGACGGAAAATTAGCTTGGTTCGATGAACTGCTCAATACCCAAATGAAGATCTGCAGAGGATCAGGAGTTGTGGAAAAAATCAACGGAAGCTGGAAAGTGAAGCAATATGTACTTTCTGTAACCGTACCGAATGATGTAGTTGATAAAGTGGTTGCAGAGAAAGCACCTATTGAAGATACTTTAATCCAAGAATTAAAAAAACAATAA
- a CDS encoding MFS transporter, whose amino-acid sequence MNSSQNTFSKKIKPNLSMAQIINMSMGFLGIQMAFGLQNGNASRILANFGADVHELSWFWLVAPITGLIVQPIIGHMGDNTWSPLGRRKPYFLIGAVLCAIGLVMLPNAASATQMMAANVLLMAVIFLAMMDASINVAMEPFRALVGDMLPKHQATIGFSVQTILIGIGAVIGSDLPNWLTKLGVSNAAPKGFVADNVIYAFYIGAAVLILSILYTIVTTKEYSPEEFASFEGGKPIVENESKLSDIFKDFKNAPSQMKKLGIVQFFSWFALFTMWVFTTSALATHHFGLSPEDTHSVEFNKAGDLTGSLFGSYNFYAIFFAFALTPIAKFIGKKQTHALALACGGLGLISMYFIKDINSLWISMIGLGFAWASILAMPYAMLIDSIPQKKMGVYMGIFNFFIVIPQIINGVFGGPIVSSVFGKQAIDYIVVGGVCMLIGAVVTMIFIKSEDETPKEIEEEIQQVHF is encoded by the coding sequence ATGAATAGTTCTCAAAATACTTTTTCGAAAAAAATAAAACCGAACCTTTCCATGGCCCAGATCATCAACATGAGTATGGGATTTTTGGGAATTCAGATGGCTTTCGGTTTGCAAAACGGTAATGCCAGCAGAATCCTTGCCAATTTCGGGGCAGATGTTCACGAATTGTCCTGGTTCTGGCTGGTTGCGCCTATTACAGGATTAATTGTTCAGCCCATTATTGGACACATGGGAGACAACACCTGGAGTCCGCTTGGTAGAAGAAAGCCTTACTTTTTAATAGGTGCGGTTTTGTGTGCCATTGGTTTGGTAATGCTTCCCAATGCAGCTTCTGCAACGCAAATGATGGCTGCCAATGTTTTATTGATGGCAGTAATTTTCCTCGCTATGATGGATGCTTCAATCAATGTCGCAATGGAACCTTTCCGTGCTTTGGTGGGAGATATGCTTCCGAAGCATCAGGCAACCATCGGATTTTCTGTTCAGACCATTTTAATTGGAATTGGGGCGGTTATTGGCTCAGATTTACCAAACTGGTTAACAAAGCTGGGTGTTTCCAACGCTGCTCCAAAAGGCTTTGTAGCGGATAATGTGATTTATGCATTTTACATCGGGGCTGCAGTTTTAATTCTGTCAATTTTATATACAATTGTTACCACGAAAGAATATTCCCCTGAAGAATTTGCTTCCTTTGAAGGTGGAAAACCAATCGTAGAAAATGAGTCCAAACTTTCGGATATATTTAAAGATTTTAAGAATGCACCTTCCCAGATGAAAAAACTGGGAATTGTTCAGTTCTTCTCATGGTTTGCATTATTTACCATGTGGGTTTTCACTACAAGTGCTTTGGCAACCCATCATTTTGGACTTTCTCCCGAGGATACTCATTCAGTAGAATTCAATAAAGCCGGTGACCTTACAGGAAGTTTGTTCGGAAGCTATAACTTCTATGCAATTTTCTTCGCATTTGCCTTAACTCCGATTGCCAAATTTATAGGTAAAAAACAGACTCATGCTTTGGCTTTGGCTTGTGGTGGATTAGGTTTAATTTCAATGTATTTTATTAAAGATATCAACAGCCTCTGGATTTCAATGATAGGATTAGGATTTGCCTGGGCAAGTATTTTAGCAATGCCTTATGCCATGTTGATCGACTCTATTCCTCAAAAGAAAATGGGAGTATATATGGGAATTTTCAATTTCTTTATTGTAATTCCACAAATTATCAATGGCGTTTTCGGAGGCCCGATTGTGAGCAGCGTTTTTGGAAAACAGGCAATTGATTATATCGTAGTAGGAGGCGTTTGTATGCTGATCGGAGCTGTAGTTACTATGATTTTTATAAAATCAGAAGATGAAACTCCAAAAGAAATAGAAGAGGAAATCCAACAGGTACATTTTTAG
- a CDS encoding GMC oxidoreductase encodes MYDIIIIGSGAGGATMAYQLADTGKKILIVERGDYVPIEKENWDSVEVFEKNRYTTTELWLDKHGKPFRPGMHYNVGGNTKFYGAALFRLREEDFKEIKHYGGISPAWPIQYEDLKEYYLEAEKLFHVHGKRGSDPTEPFDSEPYPLPPLPHEPRIQKVVDELTNYGWHPFELPIGVNFKPHETANAPYILDRFDGFPDAAERKGDAHLCALAKALEHPNVELMTNTKVLKLNTNEEGTKITEILVEQNGETKTLTSGLIILSAGAINSAAILLESKNEKFPNGLANTSDQVGRNYMFHQNSALVALYTEPNPTRFGKTFGINDFYHANKGYDFPLGHIQMLGKSDEHQIKADSPVAAPGFTFELMAEHAVDFWLTSEDLPDPENRVTVENGQIKISYSSNNEKGHELLKAELIRALKASGKFESFLFKGMYFSKGMDISSPAHQNGTTKMGLDPKTSVVDTNCKAHDFENLYIVDGGFFVSSGAVNPALTIIAMALRVGDHLKNHVLTS; translated from the coding sequence ATGTACGATATCATCATTATAGGAAGTGGAGCAGGAGGAGCAACAATGGCATATCAGCTTGCCGATACCGGAAAAAAGATTCTGATTGTAGAAAGAGGAGATTATGTGCCGATAGAAAAGGAAAACTGGGATTCCGTGGAAGTTTTTGAGAAAAACAGGTATACTACCACAGAATTATGGCTGGATAAACATGGAAAACCATTCCGTCCGGGTATGCATTACAATGTAGGCGGAAACACCAAGTTTTATGGAGCTGCATTATTCCGTTTACGGGAAGAAGATTTTAAAGAGATAAAACATTACGGAGGAATTTCACCCGCATGGCCTATACAATATGAAGATTTAAAGGAGTATTACCTCGAAGCTGAAAAACTCTTTCACGTTCATGGAAAAAGAGGCTCAGATCCTACAGAGCCTTTTGATTCAGAGCCTTATCCTCTTCCTCCATTACCCCATGAACCCAGAATTCAGAAAGTTGTTGATGAATTGACGAATTATGGCTGGCATCCTTTTGAATTACCGATAGGAGTCAATTTTAAGCCTCACGAAACAGCAAATGCCCCCTATATCCTGGATCGTTTTGATGGTTTTCCTGATGCTGCCGAAAGAAAAGGGGACGCTCATCTTTGCGCACTGGCAAAAGCTCTGGAGCATCCCAATGTAGAACTGATGACCAATACAAAAGTTCTGAAACTGAATACCAACGAAGAAGGAACCAAAATCACAGAAATTCTTGTAGAACAAAACGGAGAAACAAAAACATTAACTTCCGGCTTAATTATTCTTTCTGCTGGAGCCATTAATTCCGCAGCCATACTGCTGGAAAGCAAAAATGAAAAATTCCCGAATGGTCTTGCCAATACTTCAGATCAGGTCGGCAGAAATTATATGTTTCATCAGAATAGCGCATTGGTGGCTTTATATACAGAACCAAACCCTACCAGATTCGGAAAGACATTTGGAATTAATGATTTTTACCACGCGAACAAAGGCTATGACTTTCCTTTAGGACACATTCAGATGTTGGGAAAATCAGATGAACACCAGATCAAAGCAGACAGCCCTGTGGCAGCCCCAGGTTTTACTTTTGAATTGATGGCAGAGCATGCCGTTGATTTCTGGCTTACCTCAGAAGATCTTCCCGATCCTGAAAACAGGGTGACCGTAGAGAACGGGCAAATTAAAATCAGCTATAGCTCCAATAACGAAAAAGGCCATGAACTTTTGAAAGCCGAACTGATCAGAGCATTGAAAGCTTCAGGTAAATTTGAAAGCTTTTTATTCAAGGGAATGTATTTCAGCAAAGGAATGGATATCTCTTCACCGGCCCATCAGAACGGAACCACAAAAATGGGGCTTGATCCGAAAACTTCGGTTGTTGATACCAACTGCAAAGCACACGATTTTGAAAATCTATACATTGTGGATGGCGGATTTTTCGTTTCCAGCGGTGCGGTAAACCCGGCTCTTACCATTATTGCAATGGCACTGAGAGTAGGAGATCATCTTAAAAATCATGTTTTAACATCATGA
- a CDS encoding MFS transporter has translation MNSKVARIIIVFLLAFLTGVNFVVFPALGTAFTDSSLFRLSSSQFGNLFIPQVICIIISCLGAPFLVNKWGPKMVLTIGLLLMIVSTGALWGLQFFMNDTALLFPVLMILVAFTGSGFGLSITTLNPLAASLFENNKSSAILILQFLVGLGTSTAPLMMNVIGNVKNWMYVPGCIFVIVSVAFAAFLLLKLEKGTFFGLPGHFKIPSKLWLFFITIVLYGCIEGTFGSFGAVILKNQGLDNNKASLGLSLFWAGIALNRLLFGIFSKNNDLSYLFLFSPLMVAGLLLLLLLYPNVSIIVVMMFLIGFFMGSIFPGSIGWGTVEFPSLSVLVSGFLMAANQIGTGIITNVLGHFSTQTNMIFRFLIVCMVLICLLLFCLKKNSKIKEAF, from the coding sequence ATGAATTCCAAAGTAGCCCGGATTATTATTGTTTTTTTATTAGCTTTTCTTACAGGAGTTAATTTTGTTGTATTTCCGGCATTAGGAACTGCTTTTACAGATTCCTCGCTCTTTAGGCTTTCTTCCTCACAGTTTGGGAATTTGTTTATTCCTCAGGTGATCTGTATTATTATTTCCTGCCTCGGAGCCCCGTTTTTAGTGAATAAATGGGGGCCTAAAATGGTTTTAACCATTGGATTGCTATTGATGATTGTATCTACAGGAGCCTTATGGGGACTTCAGTTTTTTATGAATGATACAGCTTTATTATTTCCTGTATTAATGATTTTGGTGGCATTCACAGGTTCGGGTTTCGGACTTTCCATCACCACTTTAAATCCTCTGGCAGCAAGTTTATTTGAAAACAATAAATCTTCAGCTATTTTGATTCTTCAGTTTCTGGTAGGATTAGGAACATCTACCGCTCCGTTAATGATGAATGTAATAGGAAATGTAAAGAATTGGATGTATGTTCCCGGATGCATATTTGTAATAGTAAGCGTGGCATTCGCAGCCTTTTTGTTATTAAAACTGGAAAAAGGAACATTCTTTGGGCTTCCCGGGCATTTTAAAATTCCTTCAAAATTATGGCTGTTTTTTATAACAATTGTTCTGTATGGCTGTATTGAGGGAACTTTCGGCAGTTTTGGAGCTGTAATTCTTAAAAATCAGGGACTGGATAATAATAAAGCCAGCCTGGGATTATCCCTGTTTTGGGCAGGAATTGCTTTAAACCGCTTGCTTTTCGGGATCTTTTCAAAAAATAATGATCTGTCTTATCTGTTTCTTTTTTCACCTTTAATGGTTGCCGGTTTGCTTTTACTGCTATTGCTGTATCCCAATGTAAGTATTATTGTTGTAATGATGTTTTTAATTGGTTTTTTCATGGGAAGCATATTTCCCGGATCTATTGGCTGGGGAACGGTGGAATTTCCTTCACTTTCAGTTTTGGTTTCCGGCTTCCTGATGGCAGCCAACCAGATTGGGACAGGTATTATCACCAATGTTTTAGGACATTTTTCAACCCAAACCAATATGATTTTCAGGTTTCTCATTGTTTGCATGGTTCTTATTTGCCTTTTACTTTTCTGTTTAAAGAAAAATTCTAAAATAAAAGAAGCCTTTTAA
- a CDS encoding pirin family protein has translation MKTVYHKADSRGHADHGWLNSYHTFSFANYQNNDRTNFGVLRVLNDDTVSQGMGFGTHPHRDMEIISIPLEGDLEHKDSMGTAAVIRKGEIQVMSAGTGVMHSEYNKNKDEAVKFLQIWVFPRELNVEPRYDQKSIKEGEKINGFQQILSPDKNDDGVWIHQDAWFNLANFKAGNGKNYMLNKKGNGVYAFVLKGSAKVGDRVLNERDGLGIWDTQSFNIEAVEDTEILLMEVPMELPAYMK, from the coding sequence ATGAAAACAGTATATCATAAAGCAGATTCAAGAGGCCATGCAGATCACGGTTGGTTAAACAGTTACCATACATTTAGCTTTGCCAATTATCAGAACAATGACAGAACAAATTTCGGGGTATTAAGAGTATTGAATGATGATACCGTATCACAGGGAATGGGGTTCGGAACACATCCGCACAGGGATATGGAAATTATTTCTATTCCTCTGGAAGGAGATCTTGAACATAAAGATTCAATGGGAACCGCTGCCGTTATCAGAAAAGGAGAGATCCAGGTAATGAGCGCAGGAACAGGGGTAATGCACAGCGAATACAACAAAAATAAAGATGAAGCTGTAAAATTTCTGCAGATCTGGGTTTTTCCGAGAGAACTGAACGTTGAGCCGAGATATGACCAGAAAAGCATCAAAGAAGGTGAAAAGATTAATGGGTTCCAACAGATCCTGTCTCCGGACAAAAATGATGACGGAGTTTGGATTCATCAGGATGCATGGTTCAATTTGGCTAATTTTAAAGCAGGAAACGGCAAAAACTATATGCTTAACAAAAAAGGAAACGGAGTTTACGCTTTTGTTCTAAAAGGAAGTGCCAAAGTAGGAGACCGCGTTTTGAATGAAAGAGACGGCCTGGGAATCTGGGATACCCAAAGCTTTAATATCGAAGCAGTGGAAGATACCGAAATCTTATTAATGGAAGTACCTATGGAGCTGCCTGCCTACATGAAATAA
- a CDS encoding NADPH-dependent FMN reductase, producing MKVLAIAGSNSEVSMNRQLVAYASSLFENAEVEVIDLNPFEMPIYKHERELAGGVPQEAHDFASKIDGANLLLVSLPEHNGTYSTAFKNVFDWVSRIKDRTVWNEIPMFLMSASPGGRGGAGVLEAASKRFPFHGGNIVETLSLPFFNDNFDKAAQQISNEEKNSELKEKIKKMAAIETILEK from the coding sequence ATGAAAGTTTTAGCAATAGCAGGAAGCAACTCAGAAGTTTCAATGAACAGGCAATTGGTAGCCTACGCATCATCACTTTTTGAAAATGCAGAAGTAGAAGTAATAGATCTGAACCCTTTTGAAATGCCAATCTACAAGCATGAAAGAGAACTGGCAGGCGGTGTTCCTCAGGAAGCACATGATTTTGCATCAAAAATTGACGGAGCCAATCTGCTTTTGGTTTCATTGCCTGAGCATAACGGAACATACTCTACGGCGTTCAAAAATGTATTCGATTGGGTATCCAGGATCAAAGACAGAACCGTGTGGAATGAGATACCAATGTTCCTGATGTCTGCATCCCCGGGAGGAAGAGGCGGAGCCGGAGTTTTAGAAGCGGCATCCAAGCGTTTCCCTTTCCACGGAGGAAATATTGTGGAAACTCTCTCACTTCCTTTCTTTAATGACAACTTTGATAAAGCTGCACAACAAATTTCTAATGAAGAGAAAAACAGCGAGTTAAAAGAGAAAATCAAAAAGATGGCAGCCATTGAAACCATCCTTGAAAAATAG
- the purM gene encoding phosphoribosylformylglycinamidine cyclo-ligase has translation MSNTYKSAGVDKEEGYKTVDKIKKAVGETHNSNVLNHLGSFGAFYEIGGYKNPVLVSGTDGVGTKLKVALDTKQYGSIGIDCFAMCANDILCHGAKPLFFLDYLACGKLDSEIAAEIVLGMVKACKDNNCALIGGETAEMPGMYQPGDYDVAGFCVGIVEKDQIIDGSAIKAGNKIIALPSSGFHSNGFSLVRKVFPDFEEEFEGKPLYETLLVPTRLYYQDIHKVLEEVKVSGIAHITGGGLYENVPRIIPEGLCASIDAAKIKIPSVMLELEKRGGVTREEMFGTFNMGVGMVIVVDAEHAEKITHLLDDAYEIGEITEGNEKIDLKF, from the coding sequence ATGAGCAACACTTACAAATCAGCAGGCGTAGACAAAGAAGAAGGATACAAAACGGTTGACAAAATCAAAAAAGCAGTAGGAGAAACCCACAACTCAAACGTATTGAATCATTTGGGGAGCTTTGGTGCCTTCTATGAAATCGGAGGATACAAAAATCCTGTGCTGGTTTCAGGAACAGACGGTGTGGGGACAAAGCTGAAAGTAGCTCTGGACACCAAACAATACGGTTCTATTGGTATCGATTGTTTTGCAATGTGTGCCAACGATATCCTTTGCCATGGGGCAAAGCCTTTATTCTTCCTGGATTATCTGGCTTGCGGAAAGCTGGATTCAGAAATAGCTGCTGAAATCGTTCTTGGAATGGTTAAAGCATGTAAGGATAACAACTGTGCTCTAATTGGTGGAGAAACTGCCGAAATGCCGGGAATGTACCAGCCGGGAGATTACGATGTTGCAGGATTTTGTGTAGGAATTGTAGAAAAAGATCAGATCATTGACGGTTCTGCCATCAAAGCAGGAAATAAAATCATTGCCCTGCCAAGCTCAGGATTCCACTCAAACGGATTTTCATTAGTAAGAAAAGTATTCCCGGACTTCGAAGAAGAATTTGAAGGAAAACCTTTATACGAAACCCTTCTCGTTCCAACAAGACTTTATTATCAGGATATTCATAAAGTATTGGAAGAAGTAAAAGTTTCCGGTATCGCCCACATTACAGGAGGTGGTCTTTATGAAAACGTTCCGAGAATCATCCCTGAAGGATTATGTGCTTCCATAGATGCTGCGAAGATCAAAATTCCTAGCGTTATGCTTGAACTTGAAAAAAGAGGAGGTGTAACCCGTGAAGAGATGTTTGGAACCTTCAATATGGGAGTGGGTATGGTGATCGTAGTAGATGCTGAACACGCTGAAAAGATTACCCATTTACTGGATGATGCTTACGAGATCGGAGAAATAACAGAAGGAAACGAAAAAATTGATTTGAAATTTTAA
- the purN gene encoding phosphoribosylglycinamide formyltransferase — protein MKNIVVLVSGSGTNLQRIIDTVENGEIQNAKVSLVVADRECYGLERAKSHHIENILIPRGKNFSAELGNVIPKDTNLIVLAGFLSILKPEFCKNWTGKIINIHPALLPKFGGKGMWGMHVHNAVIEAREKESGATVHFVTPGIDEGEAILQKSFEVTAEDTPETIAEKVHHIEYEIFPKAINKVLGNNS, from the coding sequence ATGAAAAACATCGTTGTACTCGTTTCAGGTTCCGGAACCAATTTGCAGAGAATCATTGATACTGTTGAAAATGGAGAGATCCAAAACGCAAAAGTATCGCTGGTAGTGGCAGACAGGGAATGTTACGGACTTGAAAGAGCAAAAAGCCATCATATAGAAAACATTCTTATTCCAAGAGGAAAAAATTTCAGTGCCGAATTGGGTAATGTAATTCCAAAAGATACAAATCTTATTGTACTGGCCGGATTTTTATCCATCTTAAAACCTGAATTCTGTAAGAACTGGACCGGGAAAATTATCAATATTCATCCTGCATTGCTTCCGAAATTCGGAGGAAAAGGAATGTGGGGAATGCATGTACACAATGCCGTTATTGAAGCCAGAGAAAAAGAAAGCGGTGCTACCGTACATTTTGTAACTCCGGGAATTGATGAAGGAGAAGCCATACTTCAGAAATCATTTGAAGTAACAGCAGAAGACACCCCCGAAACCATAGCGGAGAAAGTTCACCATATTGAATATGAAATATTTCCAAAGGCAATCAATAAAGTCCTGGGAAATAATTCATAG